CATTTTTTAAAACAAAAAGTGCACGGGATTCGTTGCTGGCATCATTTGGAACTGCAATTGTAGCACCTTTTGGTAAGTCGCTCAGTTTGTGATATTTCTTGGAATATAATCTGATCGGATTAATTTCTGTGCGGCCAATTGCCACTACGCCGCCCTTATTCGCTTTATTCCACGCTTTCAAAAAGGCATAGTGCTGAAAGGCATTTAAGTCAATATCACCATTTTTAACGGCTTTATTTGGCTGGTTGTAATCGGTAAAGTTCTTCACTTTAACCGTTACACCGTATTTCTTTTTTGCAGTAGCCGCAACATGATTCCAAATATCTTCCTTTGGCTTAGTTTCACTAACTATTCCCACAGTAACCACATGGTTGCCACCCTTTTGACTATTATTAGGTTTGGGGCCAAAGCTAAACCACCCAATCACAATCACAACTAAAGCGACGATTACGCCGATAACAATATTTCTTGTCTTCTTCTTCGACATTACAGAACCTCCAAAGTTCAACAAAAAAAGCACTCATCCCTAAAAATAAGGACGAGTGCTTCGCGATACCACCTTTAATTTGTTTATTACTCACGTAATAAACCTCAATAGCTATCTATCAATAGCTTGCACAAATAACGGATGCAACTCCGCCGAAAGCTAAATATCACTAACGGTCATCATTTCAAGCCCATGTTCATTATTCCTTGTCTGCTAACTCTCACCAAAATGTTAGCTCTCTTTATCAACTTGGCAAATAACTACTCTGCTTTTCAAGATGTATTAATTATTTAATTGTTTATTAATTTAGCACCTAGTTTTAGTTCTGTCAACCACGTTTAAAATTATTTTTGCTGATGCTTGTGAAAATTCTGATATTGATCCCAATTATCACGCGCGACCACAAAGGTAATGATTGCCATGCCAATTACTTGCCACCATAAGTTAGGATTGATCATTTCAGCTTGAATAATACTATTAACAAGGATCAGGATACTGATCACTAAAACGATTACGCTTATGATCATCTTCTTCATTTCGTTTCTCCTTTCTAGCATAAGTTAAAAATTCATATGAATATTTATTTTGATCATCAGGTAAATGAGTCTCTTTTTTTATTAACTCAAATTGCGAATAGTCAATGGTCGGCATAATCGTATCACCAGCAAAAACAGCTTTTATTTCCGTCTTTTCTAAATAATCTACTTGCTTTTTCAATGCTTGGAAAACCGATGTACCCCCGATAACAAAAATCTTTTCATCTTGATGTGACTTAAGCCAATGCTTTAATTTATTTAACGAAGATAATATGACAACTTGGTTATTGTGATCAAATTTGTGTGCCACTTCGCAACTACTTGATAAAACAATATGTTGTCTATTAGGTAGCAGTCTAGGTAAGCTAGCAAAAGTTTTACGGCCCATAACGATTGGGTGACCAACTGTTAACTTTTTAAAATGTTCCAAATCCTTAGGTAAATACCAAGGTAAATGCCCATCTAGACCAATTTGATGTTTCTCATCCTCAGCCCACACAAAAATAATCATTAATGCACCTCTAGTTTTATTATACAGCTTTATTCTCGTTATTTATATCTTTTACCTTTAACTCGACCAATTAACGTAAAACAGCAAAAAATTAGCTAGGCAACAGCTTGTCAAAACCCTAAATTTATTTTTCCTGATTTAGCAGTATGCTATAGTAAAATAGTAAAAAGTATACAAGCATGAGGAGAAATGAAATGACTAAAAGTGCTGCAGATTTTTCAGATGAAAATTTTAACCGAATGAAAACAATTGAAGCGGATTTAGTCCGCAATTTACAAGAAGTTGTTAAAGACCCTAGCACAGAAAGTAAATTGAGTGATGCCATTTTCACAGATCATCAAAATTGGCTGAAAGTCATTATGCCAAACTATTCAACTGAAATTCATTTAGGAATTGTTAACGGCTATGAAAGTGATGAACGCTACCAATCATATTACGACGACAAGGCTGGTAAAGGGGCTACTAAGATACTAATTAAAATTGTCAAAGATCATTTGCAAAAATAAAAGGTGAAATCTTCTAATTAGAGGATCTCACCTTTTATTTTTTTAATGGAACCAACTAGTGTGCTTGTCAGTAAAAGCTAGCAGGTCATTACTTAAATATAGAATATACGTGAAAAATAACGTTAAATTTGCGTCACCCTGAAAAGCAGTAACACCCCACAGAATAATCGCAAAGATTCCTTGAATTGACCAAAAGTAGTACTGTTCCCGAAAACGAAACGTGCAAAGGACTGAGCCAGTGATGCCAATTGCACCGGCGATTGCATCAATCCATGGCCTTGGACTAA
This genomic window from Lactobacillus panisapium contains:
- a CDS encoding MetQ/NlpA family ABC transporter substrate-binding protein; the protein is MSKKKTRNIVIGVIVALVVIVIGWFSFGPKPNNSQKGGNHVVTVGIVSETKPKEDIWNHVAATAKKKYGVTVKVKNFTDYNQPNKAVKNGDIDLNAFQHYAFLKAWNKANKGGVVAIGRTEINPIRLYSKKYHKLSDLPKGATIAVPNDASNESRALFVLKNAGLIELRKGKELATVADVVKNPKNLKIKEINADQCGRVIDSVDAAVVNNDFARPAGLGKKQTIFVEPVNKDSLKWVNIICARKGEEKNKDYLAVVKAYQTEETKRLDKKYYGDMQKTAWDIKF
- a CDS encoding dihydrofolate reductase, which gives rise to MIIFVWAEDEKHQIGLDGHLPWYLPKDLEHFKKLTVGHPIVMGRKTFASLPRLLPNRQHIVLSSSCEVAHKFDHNNQVVILSSLNKLKHWLKSHQDEKIFVIGGTSVFQALKKQVDYLEKTEIKAVFAGDTIMPTIDYSQFELIKKETHLPDDQNKYSYEFLTYARKEKRNEEDDHKRNRFSDQYPDPC
- a CDS encoding TipAS antibiotic-recognition domain-containing protein; amino-acid sequence: MTKSAADFSDENFNRMKTIEADLVRNLQEVVKDPSTESKLSDAIFTDHQNWLKVIMPNYSTEIHLGIVNGYESDERYQSYYDDKAGKGATKILIKIVKDHLQK